From Saccharothrix espanaensis DSM 44229, the proteins below share one genomic window:
- a CDS encoding thymidine phosphorylase, translating to MTYTAVDVIRAKRDRDALSDAQIDWVVDAYTRGLVADEQMSALAMAIYLNGMDARETARWTRAMVRSGESLSLDVGRPTVDKHSTGGVGDKITLPLAPLVAACGAAVPQLSGRGLGHTGGTLDKLESIPGWRAQLSVAEVTAQLRDVGAVICAATTGLAPADKKLYALRDVTGTVEAIPLIASSIMSKKIAEGAEALVLDVKVGSGAFMKTETQARALADALVSIGVDHGLKISALLTDMSVPLGRAVGNAVEVAESVDVLRGGGPADVVELTVALAAEMLHRAGISADPAAVLASGEAYETWARMIRAQGGDPEAALPVGGHRHVVEAPDDGVLVALDAYAVGVAAWRLGAGRARKEDPVQAGAGVLCLAKPGDRVAKGQPLLELHTDTPDALAGALAALTGGYAIGDTAPARPPLVIDVVRG from the coding sequence ATGACCTACACCGCCGTGGACGTGATCCGGGCCAAGCGGGACCGCGACGCGCTCTCCGACGCCCAGATCGACTGGGTGGTCGACGCCTACACCAGGGGCCTGGTCGCCGACGAGCAGATGTCCGCGCTCGCCATGGCGATCTACCTCAACGGCATGGACGCCCGCGAGACGGCCCGCTGGACCCGCGCCATGGTGCGCTCCGGCGAGTCGCTCTCGCTCGACGTCGGCCGGCCGACCGTGGACAAGCACTCGACCGGCGGCGTCGGCGACAAGATCACCCTGCCGCTGGCCCCGCTGGTCGCGGCGTGCGGCGCGGCCGTGCCGCAGCTGTCCGGGCGCGGCCTGGGGCACACCGGCGGCACGCTGGACAAGCTGGAGTCCATCCCCGGTTGGCGGGCGCAGCTGTCGGTGGCCGAGGTGACCGCGCAGCTGCGCGACGTCGGCGCGGTGATCTGCGCGGCGACCACCGGGCTGGCCCCGGCGGACAAGAAGCTCTACGCGCTGCGGGACGTGACGGGGACGGTCGAGGCCATCCCGCTGATCGCCAGCTCCATCATGTCCAAGAAGATCGCCGAGGGCGCGGAAGCCCTGGTGCTGGACGTGAAGGTCGGTTCCGGCGCCTTCATGAAGACCGAGACCCAGGCGCGGGCGCTGGCCGACGCGCTGGTGTCGATCGGCGTGGACCACGGGCTGAAGATCTCCGCGCTGCTGACCGACATGTCGGTGCCGCTCGGGCGTGCGGTCGGCAACGCGGTCGAGGTGGCCGAGTCGGTCGACGTGCTGCGCGGCGGCGGGCCCGCGGACGTGGTGGAGCTGACCGTGGCGCTGGCCGCGGAGATGCTGCACCGCGCCGGGATCTCCGCCGACCCGGCCGCCGTCCTGGCCTCCGGCGAGGCGTACGAGACGTGGGCGCGGATGATCCGCGCGCAGGGCGGCGACCCGGAGGCCGCGTTGCCGGTCGGCGGGCACAGGCACGTGGTCGAGGCCCCGGACGACGGTGTGCTGGTCGCGCTGGACGCGTACGCCGTGGGTGTCGCGGCGTGGCGGCTGGGTGCCGGCCGGGCCCGCAAGGAGGACCCGGTGCAGGCCGGTGCCGGCGTGCTGTGCCTGGCCAAGCCCGGTGACCGGGTGGCGAAGGGCCAACCGCTGCTGGAGCTGCACACCGACACGCCGGACGCCCTCGCGGGCGCGCTGGCGGCGCTGACCGGCGGGTACGCGATCGGCGACACCGCGCCGGCCCGTCCGCCGCTGGTGATCGACGTCGTCCGAGGCTGA
- a CDS encoding cytidine deaminase, with amino-acid sequence MGWCTAVVDIDWDDLRARAVEAAQSAYCPYSGLRVGSAAVCDDGRVVLGCNVENASYGVGLCAECTMAGQLRLTGGGRFVAVACRSGAGELLMPCGRCRQVLYELGGPDCLVDTPSGVLPMSRVLPDAFGPEDLP; translated from the coding sequence ATGGGGTGGTGTACCGCCGTGGTTGACATCGACTGGGACGACCTGCGCGCGCGTGCCGTCGAAGCCGCCCAGTCGGCCTACTGCCCGTACTCGGGGCTGCGGGTCGGCTCGGCGGCGGTGTGCGACGACGGGCGGGTCGTGCTCGGCTGCAACGTGGAGAACGCCTCGTACGGCGTGGGGCTGTGCGCCGAGTGCACCATGGCGGGTCAGCTCCGGCTGACCGGCGGCGGCAGGTTCGTGGCCGTCGCCTGCCGCAGCGGTGCCGGCGAACTGCTCATGCCCTGCGGGCGGTGCCGGCAGGTCCTGTACGAGCTGGGCGGTCCGGACTGCCTGGTCGACACACCGTCCGGTGTGCTCCCCATGAGCCGTGTGCTGCCCGACGCGTTCGGACCGGAGGACCTGCCATGA
- a CDS encoding ABC transporter permease, whose protein sequence is MSTSLMNPSEAPSTVPPPRKARKIPGWLVGTLGVAGAVVLLSTTSYLTDVPQLTSTGTIQTAVRLALPILLAALGGLWAERAGVVNIGLEGMMIMGTWGAAWAGYQWGPWAALLSAAVFGALGGLLHAIATVSFGVNHIVSGVAINLLGAGVTKYLSTLIFFPLSHNPRESPAVPKFDTYSAPGISDWLGDLEAQQRVGLSDVAGILRGLVTGVSPLTMLAIALVIGSYLVLWKTRFGLRLRSCGENPVAAESLGVNVYRHKYIAVIASGALAGIGGAALVLNPGQPGYLEGQTNGRGFIGLAAMIFGNWRPGGLLGGAALFGYADGLQLRSGGKTFLALIYGAVLLLGVLVIWQLVRRRWFAAAGGIVAAVVLYAVYYSVDEVPSELTTYAPHLVTLIVLAVASQRLRMPAADGVVYRRG, encoded by the coding sequence ATGAGCACCTCGTTGATGAACCCGTCGGAAGCGCCGTCGACCGTTCCGCCGCCGCGCAAGGCGCGCAAGATCCCCGGTTGGCTGGTGGGGACGCTCGGCGTGGCGGGCGCGGTCGTGCTGCTGTCCACGACGTCGTACCTGACCGACGTGCCGCAGCTGACCTCGACCGGCACGATCCAGACCGCCGTGCGGCTGGCGCTGCCGATCCTGCTCGCCGCCCTCGGCGGTCTGTGGGCCGAGCGCGCGGGCGTGGTGAACATCGGCCTCGAAGGCATGATGATCATGGGCACGTGGGGTGCCGCGTGGGCTGGCTACCAGTGGGGCCCGTGGGCCGCGCTGCTGTCCGCCGCGGTGTTCGGCGCGCTGGGCGGCCTGCTGCACGCCATCGCCACGGTGTCCTTCGGCGTCAACCACATCGTGTCCGGCGTGGCGATCAACCTGCTCGGCGCGGGTGTCACCAAGTACCTGTCCACGCTGATCTTCTTCCCGCTGTCGCACAACCCGCGCGAGTCGCCGGCCGTGCCGAAGTTCGACACGTACTCCGCGCCCGGCATCTCCGACTGGCTCGGCGACCTCGAAGCGCAGCAGCGGGTCGGGCTGTCGGACGTGGCGGGCATCCTGCGCGGCCTGGTCACCGGCGTCTCGCCGCTGACCATGCTGGCCATCGCGCTGGTGATCGGCAGCTACCTGGTGCTCTGGAAGACCCGGTTCGGGCTGCGGCTGCGGTCCTGCGGCGAGAACCCGGTGGCCGCCGAGTCGCTGGGCGTCAACGTCTACCGGCACAAGTACATCGCGGTCATCGCCTCCGGCGCGCTGGCCGGCATCGGCGGCGCGGCCCTGGTGCTCAACCCCGGCCAGCCCGGCTACCTGGAGGGCCAGACCAACGGCCGGGGCTTCATCGGCCTGGCGGCGATGATCTTCGGCAACTGGCGGCCGGGCGGCCTGCTCGGCGGCGCGGCGCTGTTCGGCTACGCGGACGGCCTTCAGCTGCGCAGCGGCGGCAAGACGTTCCTCGCCCTGATCTACGGCGCGGTGCTGCTGCTGGGCGTGCTGGTCATCTGGCAGCTGGTCCGGCGGCGCTGGTTCGCGGCGGCGGGCGGGATCGTCGCGGCGGTCGTGCTCTACGCCGTCTACTACAGCGTCGACGAGGTGCCCAGCGAACTCACCACGTACGCGCCGCACCTGGTCACGCTGATCGTGCTCGCCGTGGCGTCGCAACGATTGCGGATGCCCGCGGCCGATGGGGTGGTGTACCGCCGTGGTTGA
- a CDS encoding ABC transporter permease encodes MGILRGKLLPPALAILFSALLCGVALVVSGANPVKAFGAMVSQVGEGTTAVDIVNSTGTYYIAALAVAIGFQMNLFNIGVEGQYRVAAVVAAVVGGSIALPPGLHALVIILVAAVVGALWAAVPAILKVTRGVNEVISTIMMNGLALGLAAYLIGEDVFGELRGNNIRTPEIPESGWVPGIPLGSSGTIFGLVFLAALLGVGYWVMMNRTRFGFELKASGESATAAAAGGVSAKKMVLIAMLLSGGIAGLVSMPEILGRDHTYNLNFPAGLGFSGIAIALLGRNHPGGIAFGALLWAFLDKSGLALDNVGVPREIVTIMQGAIVLSVVVAYEVVRRFELAAEQRRVGKQLGTVSA; translated from the coding sequence ATGGGAATCCTGCGCGGCAAGCTGCTGCCGCCCGCACTGGCGATCCTGTTCTCCGCACTGCTGTGCGGCGTCGCGCTGGTGGTGTCCGGCGCGAACCCGGTCAAGGCGTTCGGCGCGATGGTGTCGCAGGTCGGCGAGGGCACGACCGCCGTCGACATCGTCAACAGCACCGGGACGTACTACATCGCGGCGCTCGCGGTGGCCATCGGGTTCCAGATGAACCTGTTCAACATCGGCGTCGAGGGCCAGTACCGGGTGGCCGCCGTGGTCGCGGCGGTGGTCGGCGGCTCGATCGCGCTGCCGCCCGGCCTGCACGCCCTGGTGATCATCCTGGTGGCGGCGGTGGTCGGCGCGCTGTGGGCGGCGGTGCCGGCGATCCTCAAGGTGACCCGGGGCGTGAACGAGGTCATCTCCACGATCATGATGAACGGCCTGGCGCTCGGCCTGGCCGCGTACCTGATCGGCGAGGACGTCTTCGGCGAGCTGCGGGGCAACAACATCCGCACCCCGGAGATCCCGGAAAGCGGCTGGGTGCCGGGCATCCCGCTGGGGTCCTCGGGCACGATCTTCGGCCTGGTGTTCCTGGCGGCGCTGCTGGGCGTCGGCTACTGGGTGATGATGAACCGCACCCGGTTCGGGTTCGAGCTCAAGGCGTCCGGCGAGTCGGCGACGGCCGCCGCGGCGGGCGGTGTCAGCGCGAAGAAGATGGTGCTGATCGCGATGCTGCTCTCCGGCGGCATCGCCGGTCTGGTGTCGATGCCGGAGATCCTCGGCCGCGACCACACCTACAACCTGAACTTCCCGGCGGGCCTGGGCTTCTCCGGGATCGCGATCGCCCTGCTCGGCCGCAACCACCCCGGCGGCATCGCGTTCGGCGCGCTGCTGTGGGCGTTCCTGGACAAGTCGGGCCTGGCGCTGGACAACGTCGGGGTGCCGAGGGAGATCGTGACGATCATGCAGGGTGCGATCGTGCTGTCGGTCGTCGTGGCCTACGAGGTGGTCCGGCGGTTCGAGCTGGCCGCCGAGCAGCGCCGGGTCGGTAAGCAGTTGGGGACGGTGTCGGCGTGA
- a CDS encoding ABC transporter ATP-binding protein, which yields MSTSTPAADVAPAVVLSGITKRFPGVVANSDVHLTVRAGEVHALCGENGAGKSTLMKILYGMQQPDEGTIEVAGRQVRFKTPADAIKAGIGMVHQHFMLADNLTVQENVVLGAEALHGIGGKARKVIQGLARSTGLTVDPGVLVERLGVADRQRVEILKVLYRGARVIILDEPTAVLVPQEVDELFTTLRGMQEQGFTFLFISHKLDEVRAIADSVTVIRRGTTVGTADPKAVSSRQLAEMMVGSELPSPETRESTVTDQVVLHVEGLGLVAEEGTRPVLDGIDLVVRSGEIVGIAGVEGNGQTELVETIMGMRKAHHGRVLLDGRDLTRLGTLARREAGIGYVPEDRHRQGLLLTQPLWANRILGHQTREPVSRGTWLDLAGAKQDTRRIVEEFDVRTPGIDVPAAALSGGNQQKLVVGRELSGDPVLLIASHPTRGVDVGAQALIWDEIKNARARGLAVLLISADLDELIGLSDTIKVMLRGRLVADADPGSVTPEDLGSAMTGAGATSAAVAELKGE from the coding sequence ATGAGCACCAGCACCCCTGCCGCCGACGTCGCGCCCGCCGTCGTCCTGTCCGGCATCACGAAACGCTTCCCAGGTGTGGTCGCCAACAGCGACGTGCACCTGACCGTGCGCGCCGGCGAGGTGCACGCGCTGTGCGGTGAGAACGGCGCGGGCAAGTCCACGCTGATGAAGATCCTGTACGGGATGCAGCAGCCCGACGAGGGCACGATCGAGGTCGCCGGCCGGCAGGTCCGGTTCAAGACCCCGGCGGACGCCATCAAGGCCGGCATCGGCATGGTGCACCAGCACTTCATGCTGGCCGACAACCTGACCGTGCAGGAGAACGTCGTGCTCGGCGCGGAGGCGCTGCACGGCATCGGCGGCAAGGCGCGCAAGGTCATCCAGGGGCTGGCGAGGTCCACCGGCCTCACCGTCGACCCCGGGGTCCTGGTCGAACGCCTCGGTGTCGCCGACCGGCAGCGGGTGGAGATCCTGAAGGTGCTCTACCGGGGCGCCAGGGTGATCATCCTGGACGAGCCGACGGCCGTGCTGGTGCCGCAGGAGGTGGACGAGCTGTTCACCACCCTGCGCGGGATGCAGGAGCAGGGCTTCACGTTCCTGTTCATCTCGCACAAGCTGGACGAGGTGCGCGCGATCGCCGACTCGGTCACGGTGATCCGGCGCGGCACCACGGTCGGCACCGCCGACCCCAAGGCGGTCAGCTCCCGCCAGCTCGCGGAGATGATGGTGGGCAGCGAGCTGCCCAGCCCGGAGACCCGCGAGTCGACCGTCACCGACCAGGTCGTGCTGCACGTGGAGGGCCTCGGCCTGGTCGCCGAGGAGGGCACCCGGCCGGTGCTCGACGGCATCGACCTGGTCGTGCGGTCCGGTGAGATCGTCGGGATCGCGGGCGTCGAGGGCAACGGGCAGACCGAGCTGGTCGAGACGATCATGGGCATGCGCAAGGCGCACCACGGTCGCGTCCTGCTCGACGGCCGCGACCTGACCCGGCTGGGCACGCTGGCCCGGCGCGAGGCGGGCATCGGGTACGTGCCCGAGGACCGCCACCGCCAGGGCCTGCTGCTCACCCAACCGCTGTGGGCCAACCGGATCCTCGGCCACCAGACCCGCGAGCCGGTCTCCAGGGGCACGTGGCTGGACCTGGCCGGCGCGAAGCAGGACACCCGGCGGATCGTCGAGGAGTTCGACGTCCGCACGCCCGGCATCGACGTGCCCGCCGCCGCGCTGTCCGGCGGCAACCAGCAGAAGCTGGTGGTGGGCCGGGAGCTGTCCGGCGACCCGGTGCTGCTCATCGCGTCGCACCCGACCCGCGGCGTGGACGTCGGCGCGCAGGCGCTGATCTGGGACGAGATCAAGAACGCGCGGGCGCGCGGCCTGGCCGTGCTGCTCATCTCCGCCGACCTGGACGAGCTGATCGGCCTGTCGGACACGATCAAGGTCATGCTGCGCGGTCGGCTGGTCGCCGACGCGGACCCGGGGTCGGTCACCCCGGAGGACCTGGGCAGCGCGATGACGGGCGCGGGCGCCACGAGCGCCGCCGTCGCGGAACTGAAGGGCGAGTAA
- a CDS encoding BMP family lipoprotein, with translation MRGIAVAAIALTSVLSMAACAKDNGGTSTGTTGGASGGCKLADKPPAAAGNTTSSSAGEKVDGSALKVGLAYDIGGRGDASFNDSAAAGLDKAKADFGVAEVKELTAAPNEAEDAKQTRLRQLATEGYNPIIGVGFAYAESLKVVAPEFPGTKFAIVDGAVEGAANVTPLVFAEEQGSFLAGVIAAYQSKTCHVGFIGGVKIPLIQKFDAGFEQGAKAAAPEVKIEKKYLTPAGDFTGFQDPTKGQEAAKGQIEAGTDVLYHAAGASGKGVFSAAKTANVKAIGVDSDQYNQSTVAESKDVIISSMLKRVDVAVYDFVKAVAKNDLGSLPKVFDLKVDGVGYATSGGKIDDNLKAVLDGYKAQIIEGKIKVSDKPTS, from the coding sequence ATGCGTGGCATCGCGGTGGCCGCGATCGCGCTGACCAGCGTTCTGTCGATGGCCGCCTGCGCCAAGGACAACGGTGGGACCAGCACCGGTACGACCGGGGGTGCCTCCGGCGGGTGCAAGCTGGCGGACAAGCCGCCGGCCGCCGCCGGCAACACCACCAGCTCCTCGGCCGGTGAGAAGGTGGACGGCAGCGCCCTCAAGGTCGGCTTGGCCTACGACATCGGCGGGCGCGGCGACGCGTCGTTCAACGACTCCGCCGCCGCCGGCCTGGACAAGGCGAAGGCCGACTTCGGCGTCGCCGAGGTCAAGGAGCTCACGGCCGCCCCGAACGAGGCCGAGGACGCCAAGCAGACCCGCCTGCGCCAGCTCGCGACCGAGGGCTACAACCCGATCATCGGGGTCGGCTTCGCCTACGCCGAGTCGCTGAAGGTCGTCGCGCCGGAGTTCCCGGGCACCAAGTTCGCGATCGTGGACGGTGCGGTCGAGGGCGCGGCCAACGTGACGCCGCTGGTGTTCGCGGAGGAGCAGGGCTCCTTCCTGGCCGGCGTGATCGCCGCCTACCAGTCCAAGACCTGCCACGTCGGCTTCATCGGCGGCGTGAAGATCCCGCTGATCCAGAAGTTCGACGCGGGCTTCGAGCAGGGCGCCAAGGCCGCCGCGCCGGAGGTCAAGATCGAGAAGAAGTACCTGACCCCGGCCGGTGACTTCACCGGGTTCCAGGACCCGACCAAGGGCCAGGAAGCCGCCAAGGGCCAGATCGAGGCCGGCACCGACGTCCTCTACCACGCCGCCGGCGCGTCCGGCAAGGGCGTGTTCTCCGCCGCCAAGACGGCCAACGTCAAGGCGATCGGCGTCGACTCCGACCAGTACAACCAGTCCACCGTCGCGGAGTCCAAGGACGTGATCATCTCGTCCATGCTCAAGCGCGTCGACGTCGCGGTCTACGACTTCGTCAAGGCCGTCGCCAAGAACGACCTGGGCAGCCTGCCGAAGGTGTTCGACCTGAAGGTGGACGGCGTCGGCTACGCCACCTCCGGCGGCAAGATCGACGACAACCTGAAGGCCGTGCTCGACGGCTACAAGGCGCAGATCATCGAGGGCAAGATCAAGGTCTCGGACAAGCCCACCAGCTGA
- a CDS encoding YbaB/EbfC family nucleoid-associated protein — protein sequence MDPRQWLDDYESRLADLKQKSDELQENLAAANGTATSPDGAVTITVGPGGGLLNLELGHRACDLGPARLTALIMTTARDAQKAASAKVVEAFAPMGDGSEAMQVVLDSMARDEEPEVVDDFDPEPEPEPQRAPVRPQPVAPPRPPAARPVQRADEDDDDNQPW from the coding sequence TTGGACCCCCGGCAGTGGCTGGACGACTACGAGTCGCGCCTGGCCGACCTCAAGCAGAAGTCGGACGAGCTCCAGGAGAACCTCGCCGCCGCGAACGGCACGGCCACCAGTCCGGACGGCGCGGTCACCATCACCGTCGGCCCCGGCGGCGGGCTGCTGAACCTCGAACTCGGCCACCGCGCGTGCGACCTCGGGCCGGCCCGGCTCACCGCGTTGATCATGACCACCGCCCGCGACGCGCAGAAGGCCGCGTCGGCCAAGGTCGTGGAGGCGTTCGCGCCGATGGGTGACGGCTCCGAGGCGATGCAGGTCGTCCTGGACTCGATGGCGCGCGACGAGGAGCCGGAGGTCGTGGACGACTTCGACCCGGAACCCGAGCCCGAGCCGCAGCGCGCGCCCGTCCGGCCGCAGCCGGTGGCGCCGCCGCGCCCGCCGGCGGCCCGGCCGGTGCAGCGCGCCGACGAAGACGACGACGACAACCAGCCCTGGTGA